Proteins encoded by one window of Mycolicibacterium sp. ND9-15:
- a CDS encoding tyrosine-type recombinase/integrase, with the protein MAGAIQTYLLAERPETDADALFVVAKGAHRGQPLTRRELRTVFRYHRERSGVAAGHPHALRHTFGTALAEAGVDLSVIQALMGQDHVDSAAAYIHLASSFLRAEFDAARARLRARP; encoded by the coding sequence GTGGCCGGCGCGATCCAAACCTATCTGCTGGCTGAGCGCCCCGAGACCGACGCTGATGCACTATTCGTGGTCGCCAAAGGTGCCCACCGCGGACAGCCACTGACCCGGCGGGAACTGCGTACCGTGTTCCGCTATCACCGCGAGCGCTCCGGCGTCGCCGCGGGCCACCCCCACGCATTGCGGCATACGTTCGGGACCGCGCTGGCCGAGGCGGGAGTCGACCTGTCGGTGATTCAGGCGCTGATGGGTCAAGATCATGTCGACTCCGCTGCCGCCTACATCCATTTGGCCTCATCGTTTTTGCGGGCGGAGTTCGATGCCGCCCGCGCTCGGCTACGCGCCCGCCCCTGA
- a CDS encoding multicopper oxidase family protein, with amino-acid sequence MSEFVASGGGLSRRRFLGATAAAGMVLAGCTRSTDRTAQPDPVAVAESRRPHSGRTVSTTLTAQRTRADLGGVIAETLSYNDTVPGPLLRASVGDELAVTVRNRLSEPTSVHWHGIALRNDMDGAAPATPNIDAGRDFIYRFSVPHPGTYWAHPHTGLQADTGLYLPVIVDDPTEPGDYDAEWVVMLDDWTDGVGSSPQQLYEGLRAMGPPAHDMPGMGDMGDMRGSATVPGVGGTGGSELLGGDAGDITYPYYLMNGRIPQAPSTFRAIPGQRVRIRLINAGSDTAFRVALAGHSMMVTHTDGFPVVPTEFDAVLVGMGERYDVVVTAGDGVFPLVAAAEGKNAVARALLVTGAGAPAAPDFRPPELSGRVGTAEQVSAAPSVTLPSRTADVALPADLAGSMATYDWTINGRPFAATEPLNVQQGQRVAVTFNNMSMMWHPMHLHGHTFEVVTADQRRPGPRKDTVNVLPMQKLTVVFDADNPGIWMLHCHNTYHQEAGMMTSLNYRT; translated from the coding sequence ATGAGCGAGTTCGTGGCATCGGGCGGCGGTTTAAGCAGACGGCGGTTTCTAGGGGCCACCGCTGCGGCTGGGATGGTGTTAGCGGGTTGCACGCGCTCAACCGACAGGACCGCGCAACCGGATCCGGTGGCGGTCGCTGAGTCGCGTCGCCCGCACAGCGGACGCACGGTCAGCACAACACTGACCGCCCAACGCACCCGCGCCGACCTCGGCGGGGTGATTGCCGAGACGCTGTCCTACAACGACACCGTGCCGGGGCCTCTGCTGCGGGCCAGCGTCGGCGACGAGTTGGCGGTCACCGTTCGTAACCGATTGAGCGAGCCGACGTCGGTTCACTGGCATGGCATTGCGCTGCGCAACGATATGGACGGTGCCGCTCCGGCGACGCCCAACATCGATGCCGGACGCGACTTCATCTACCGATTCTCGGTTCCGCACCCGGGAACCTATTGGGCGCATCCCCATACCGGCCTACAGGCCGACACCGGCCTGTACCTTCCGGTGATCGTCGACGACCCGACCGAGCCCGGCGATTATGACGCCGAATGGGTGGTGATGCTGGACGACTGGACCGACGGTGTGGGTTCGAGCCCTCAACAGCTCTATGAGGGGCTTCGCGCCATGGGCCCGCCTGCGCACGATATGCCGGGGATGGGAGACATGGGCGACATGCGCGGATCAGCGACGGTGCCCGGGGTGGGCGGCACGGGCGGCAGCGAACTGCTCGGTGGCGACGCCGGAGATATCACCTACCCGTACTACCTGATGAACGGCCGAATCCCGCAAGCTCCGAGCACGTTTCGCGCAATACCTGGCCAACGCGTTCGTATCCGGCTCATCAACGCCGGCTCGGATACCGCGTTTCGGGTAGCGCTGGCCGGCCACTCGATGATGGTCACACATACCGACGGCTTCCCGGTGGTTCCGACTGAGTTTGACGCTGTGTTGGTCGGGATGGGGGAGCGTTATGACGTGGTGGTCACCGCCGGTGACGGGGTCTTCCCCCTCGTCGCCGCCGCTGAAGGTAAGAACGCCGTGGCGCGAGCGCTGCTGGTCACCGGAGCCGGTGCGCCTGCTGCGCCGGATTTCCGGCCACCGGAGTTGTCTGGCCGCGTCGGCACGGCAGAGCAGGTGAGCGCGGCGCCCAGCGTGACGCTGCCGAGCCGCACCGCCGACGTGGCACTGCCCGCCGACCTCGCAGGATCAATGGCCACCTACGATTGGACGATCAATGGTCGGCCGTTCGCCGCTACCGAACCGCTGAACGTGCAGCAGGGCCAGCGCGTCGCGGTGACGTTCAACAACATGTCCATGATGTGGCACCCGATGCACCTGCACGGCCACACCTTCGAAGTAGTGACAGCCGACCAGCGGCGGCCAGGCCCCCGCAAGGACACCGTCAATGTGCTTCCGATGCAGAAACTCACGGTGGTCTTCGATGCCGATAACCCGGGGATATGGATGCTGCACTGCCATAACACCTATCACCAGGAGGCCGGCATGATGACCAGCCTGAACTACAGGACCTGA
- a CDS encoding PLP-dependent cysteine synthase family protein, translated as MNHVLSVHTPDLSASRRRAVGRYHRRPATLVGRTPVLWIGAPFSSEERGFWAKLEGFNPGGMKDRPAMHMVERALARGDLQPGGRIVESTSGTLGLGLTLAGTVYGHPVTLVADPGMEPIVQRMLSAYGGQVDLVTEPHPRGGWQQARRDRVAEILAGDPTAWYPDQYNNPDNVDAYRGLALELQNQLGSIDVLVCSVGTGGHSAGVARVLREFNPDLQLIGVDTVGSTIFGQPASTRLMRGLGSSIYPRNVDYRAFNEVHWVAPAEAVWACRTLAATHYASGGWSVGAVALVAGWAARTYPQGTKIAAVFPDGPQRYFDTVYNDDYCRAHGILAGPPSAEPAVVAEPTECVVQSWTRCARVVDPVAVAR; from the coding sequence ATGAACCATGTCCTATCCGTACACACGCCCGACCTGTCCGCCTCACGTCGCCGCGCCGTCGGCCGGTATCACCGCCGGCCTGCCACGCTGGTCGGCCGCACTCCAGTGCTGTGGATCGGTGCTCCGTTCAGCTCCGAAGAGCGGGGCTTTTGGGCCAAACTCGAGGGCTTCAACCCCGGCGGGATGAAGGACCGTCCAGCCATGCACATGGTGGAGCGTGCCCTCGCCCGTGGCGATCTGCAGCCGGGTGGCCGGATCGTCGAATCCACCAGCGGCACACTCGGGCTGGGGCTTACGCTGGCGGGCACCGTATACGGGCATCCGGTGACGCTGGTCGCTGATCCCGGTATGGAACCGATTGTTCAACGAATGCTTTCGGCATACGGTGGGCAGGTGGATCTGGTGACCGAGCCGCACCCGCGGGGCGGTTGGCAGCAGGCGCGGCGCGATCGGGTGGCCGAGATCTTGGCCGGTGATCCGACCGCCTGGTATCCGGATCAGTACAACAATCCCGACAATGTCGACGCGTATCGGGGCTTAGCGCTGGAGTTGCAGAATCAGCTGGGGTCCATTGACGTCTTGGTGTGCTCCGTGGGCACCGGCGGGCATTCGGCCGGCGTGGCGCGGGTGTTGCGCGAGTTTAATCCCGACTTGCAGCTGATCGGCGTGGACACCGTTGGTTCGACGATTTTTGGCCAGCCGGCAAGCACGCGGTTGATGCGCGGCCTGGGCTCGAGCATCTACCCCCGCAATGTGGATTACCGCGCATTCAACGAGGTGCACTGGGTGGCGCCCGCGGAGGCGGTGTGGGCGTGCCGAACCTTGGCCGCCACCCACTACGCCAGCGGTGGGTGGAGTGTGGGGGCGGTCGCGCTGGTGGCCGGTTGGGCGGCGCGCACCTACCCGCAGGGTACAAAGATCGCCGCGGTGTTTCCCGACGGCCCGCAACGCTACTTCGACACCGTCTACAACGACGACTACTGCCGGGCACACGGAATCCTGGCAGGCCCTCCAAGCGCAGAGCCCGCGGTCGTCGCGGAGCCCACAGAGTGCGTCGTGCAGTCGTGGACGCGGTGCGCGCGGGTGGTTGACCCCGTGGCGGTGGCGCGGTGA
- a CDS encoding MFS transporter, whose product MINQFGINLGFYMLMPYLAGYLAGPLGLAAWAVGLVLGVRNFSQQGMFIIGGTLADRLGYKPLIVAGCLLRTAGFGLLVVAESLPMVLIASAATGFAGALFNPAVRAYLAADSGDRRVEAFAVFNIFYQAGILAGPLAGLALMALDFRVTAAAAATVFALLTVAQLFALPQHSATLNAEKASVLDDWRAVVANRSFLLFAAAMIGSYVLSFQVYLALPLHAAILAPDAETLLVAAVFVVSGLVAVGGQLRITRVFGARWGAGRSLIIGTLILAIAFVPLAVVPDSGRFGLVASAIALLSAAALLAVGSAAVFPFEMDTVVSLAQNRLVATHYGFYNTIIGVGILAGNLGTGALMQAARDAGAPELIWVALSLIGGLTASALFYLNRSGRLQPVPVKAAADPGRVTSPDHPPAQ is encoded by the coding sequence ATGATCAACCAGTTCGGTATCAACCTGGGCTTCTACATGCTGATGCCTTACTTGGCGGGATATCTGGCCGGCCCGTTGGGGCTCGCAGCATGGGCCGTCGGTCTGGTGCTGGGCGTGCGTAATTTCTCACAGCAGGGCATGTTCATCATCGGAGGCACGCTTGCTGACCGGTTGGGCTACAAACCGCTGATCGTGGCCGGATGCCTGCTGCGTACCGCAGGGTTCGGGTTGCTGGTCGTGGCCGAGTCACTGCCGATGGTGTTGATCGCCTCGGCGGCCACGGGCTTCGCCGGGGCATTGTTCAACCCGGCGGTACGCGCTTATTTGGCAGCCGATTCCGGTGATCGGCGCGTCGAGGCGTTCGCAGTGTTCAACATCTTTTACCAGGCGGGCATTCTGGCCGGTCCGCTGGCGGGACTGGCGCTGATGGCGCTCGACTTCCGCGTCACCGCGGCAGCGGCGGCGACAGTGTTCGCGCTACTGACCGTTGCCCAGTTGTTCGCCCTTCCCCAGCACAGCGCCACACTCAACGCCGAGAAGGCGTCCGTACTCGATGACTGGCGCGCCGTGGTGGCCAACCGATCCTTTCTGCTGTTCGCGGCGGCCATGATCGGCTCCTACGTGTTGTCCTTCCAGGTATATCTCGCACTGCCGCTGCACGCAGCGATTCTGGCGCCAGACGCCGAAACGCTCTTGGTCGCCGCGGTGTTCGTGGTTTCTGGACTGGTCGCCGTGGGCGGACAACTGCGCATCACTCGCGTGTTCGGTGCACGATGGGGCGCGGGACGCTCACTAATCATTGGAACGCTCATTTTGGCCATCGCGTTCGTCCCGCTAGCCGTCGTTCCCGATAGTGGCCGGTTCGGCCTGGTGGCGTCCGCGATCGCCTTGCTCTCTGCCGCTGCGCTGCTGGCAGTCGGATCAGCAGCGGTATTTCCCTTCGAAATGGACACCGTGGTATCACTCGCCCAGAACCGGTTGGTCGCAACGCATTACGGCTTCTATAACACCATCATCGGTGTCGGTATACTCGCCGGCAACTTGGGTACCGGTGCGCTGATGCAAGCCGCGCGCGATGCCGGCGCGCCAGAGCTGATCTGGGTAGCGCTGAGCCTAATTGGCGGGCTGACGGCATCAGCGCTCTTCTACCTTAATCGCAGCGGGCGACTGCAGCCGGTGCCGGTCAAAGCCGCCGCGGATCCGGGTCGAGTGACCTCGCCGGACCACCCTCCTGCGCAGTGA
- a CDS encoding L,D-transpeptidase — protein sequence MAAFLTPSAGTPAAEAAATETFGVIRVLPGPGEVVGVAHPVVVEFIAPVVNRKAAERTVAITTSQSMTGEFTWLDDATLEWMPTGYWPAHDRIEVRAGGLKTEFSTGAAVVSIADIDAHTFTVEVDGEVVREMPASLGKPGFETPVGDFTVLEKQRNVVFDSRTIGIPVDDPEGYLIDGEFGVRVTWGGVYVHSAPWSVDAQGAANVSHGCINLSPENAEWYFDMVRVGDPVTVQA from the coding sequence GTGGCTGCTTTCCTGACGCCGTCGGCGGGCACGCCAGCCGCCGAAGCTGCGGCCACCGAGACTTTCGGCGTGATTCGCGTCCTTCCGGGTCCCGGTGAGGTGGTCGGGGTCGCCCACCCAGTGGTGGTGGAGTTCATTGCGCCCGTCGTCAATAGGAAGGCCGCCGAACGCACGGTTGCAATCACCACTTCGCAGTCGATGACCGGTGAATTCACATGGCTCGACGATGCAACGTTGGAGTGGATGCCGACCGGCTATTGGCCGGCCCACGATAGGATCGAAGTGCGGGCTGGCGGGTTGAAGACCGAGTTCAGCACCGGTGCTGCGGTGGTCAGTATCGCTGACATCGATGCGCACACATTCACCGTCGAAGTCGACGGCGAGGTGGTCCGTGAAATGCCGGCGTCACTGGGTAAACCCGGTTTCGAAACACCTGTCGGTGACTTCACGGTGTTGGAGAAGCAGCGCAACGTCGTGTTCGACTCACGCACCATCGGTATTCCGGTTGACGACCCGGAGGGCTACCTTATCGACGGCGAATTCGGCGTGCGGGTGACATGGGGAGGTGTCTACGTGCACTCGGCCCCCTGGTCGGTCGATGCGCAGGGAGCGGCCAATGTCAGCCACGGCTGCATCAACCTCAGCCCGGAAAACGCCGAGTGGTATTTCGACATGGTGCGAGTAGGGGATCCCGTCACCGTTCAGGCGTAG
- a CDS encoding BlaI/MecI/CopY family transcriptional regulator, protein MRVRGFGELEAVIMERVWDYGPEASMTVREIFEQLAAERQIAYTTVMSTMDNLYTKGWLARERDGRAYRYWATLSREQHTARLMRDALKGGGRSDLVLSHFIEQIGPRESERLRTALRRLPKKRTGKR, encoded by the coding sequence GTGCGGGTGCGCGGTTTCGGTGAGTTGGAAGCGGTCATCATGGAACGCGTGTGGGACTACGGTCCTGAGGCGTCGATGACGGTTCGCGAGATTTTCGAGCAACTGGCCGCCGAACGGCAAATCGCCTACACCACGGTGATGTCCACCATGGACAATCTGTATACCAAAGGCTGGCTGGCCCGCGAACGCGACGGTAGGGCGTATCGCTACTGGGCAACACTGTCGCGCGAGCAGCACACGGCACGGTTGATGCGCGATGCCCTCAAGGGCGGGGGGCGGTCTGACCTGGTGCTGAGCCACTTCATCGAGCAGATCGGTCCCCGGGAATCTGAGCGGCTGCGCACGGCGTTGCGGCGGCTGCCCAAGAAGCGGACAGGTAAACGGTGA
- a CDS encoding M56 family metallopeptidase, with protein MSVAACLLLYSFVVCVVGPPILRRLTREGHAPRYGVAAWLTAIGSVLISWLMAAVLIVGDLVTGGEHRNGVVASCLAVLCDVLTGYAGRIPQVLLLAAAAAGVIAASLAGARIARALARLRAGALEHADGVRLVGRPVGQDVFVIDASERAAYCVSGRPPVIVVTTGALAALDDDQLGAVLAHERAHLAGRHHQVIAALRSLAVVFPKLSLMTQGATEVSRILEMCADDAAARRFGHRALLLGLMSLAGAAPAGSLGAADVAVLSRAERLAVPATPPTQIRARAALTSASTLMAGGPLLILALMASGTLMCG; from the coding sequence GTGAGCGTCGCTGCGTGTCTGCTGCTCTACAGCTTCGTGGTGTGCGTGGTCGGCCCGCCGATTTTGCGTCGGCTCACCCGTGAAGGGCATGCTCCTCGCTACGGTGTGGCGGCATGGCTGACTGCCATCGGCAGTGTGCTTATCAGCTGGTTGATGGCCGCAGTGCTCATCGTCGGGGACCTTGTCACCGGCGGCGAACACCGCAACGGTGTGGTGGCGTCGTGTCTTGCCGTGTTGTGCGACGTGCTGACTGGGTATGCCGGTCGCATCCCTCAAGTACTGTTGCTCGCCGCTGCAGCCGCCGGTGTCATCGCCGCGTCGCTCGCCGGTGCCCGAATTGCCCGCGCTCTTGCTCGCCTGCGGGCAGGGGCGCTCGAGCACGCTGACGGGGTGCGGTTGGTAGGTCGGCCGGTTGGCCAGGACGTGTTCGTGATCGATGCTTCCGAGCGTGCCGCCTACTGCGTATCGGGTCGCCCACCGGTCATTGTGGTGACGACCGGTGCGCTGGCGGCCCTGGACGACGATCAGCTGGGCGCCGTGCTCGCACACGAGCGCGCTCATCTGGCGGGACGCCATCATCAAGTGATAGCCGCCCTCCGCAGTCTGGCGGTGGTCTTCCCGAAACTCTCGCTGATGACACAGGGTGCCACTGAGGTCTCGCGGATACTGGAGATGTGTGCCGACGACGCGGCGGCCCGTCGATTCGGTCACCGCGCGCTGCTGTTGGGATTGATGTCACTGGCCGGAGCAGCGCCGGCAGGGTCACTGGGGGCGGCCGATGTGGCGGTGCTCAGCAGGGCCGAACGTCTGGCGGTTCCTGCAACACCGCCGACGCAGATACGCGCCCGGGCAGCGTTGACTAGCGCATCGACGCTGATGGCCGGCGGACCGTTGCTTATTCTTGCGTTGATGGCATCGGGCACGCTGATGTGCGGTTAG
- a CDS encoding four-helix bundle copper-binding protein: MSTAAEMLETYPQDLGGIDRAALTACIEACIECAQACTACADACLSEQSVQELTTCIRTNLDCADLCETTGRVLSRHTGYDANLTRSVLQACATACQSCGDECARHAEHHEHCRICSEVCRRCGQACEQLLSSLG; the protein is encoded by the coding sequence ATGAGCACCGCGGCTGAAATGCTGGAAACCTACCCGCAGGATCTCGGCGGCATCGACCGTGCGGCATTGACGGCGTGCATCGAGGCGTGTATCGAATGCGCACAGGCATGTACCGCATGCGCAGATGCCTGTCTGAGTGAACAATCGGTCCAAGAGCTGACCACCTGCATTCGCACCAACCTCGATTGTGCAGATCTGTGTGAGACGACGGGTCGGGTGCTTTCGCGCCACACCGGCTACGATGCCAATCTGACCCGTTCGGTGTTGCAGGCCTGCGCCACGGCGTGTCAGTCCTGTGGCGATGAATGCGCTAGGCATGCCGAGCACCACGAGCACTGCCGAATCTGCTCCGAGGTGTGTCGGCGTTGCGGGCAGGCGTGCGAACAGCTGCTCTCATCGCTGGGCTGA
- a CDS encoding DUF1942 domain-containing protein, whose product MAAAAAMMLLVGTGIPAAFAAAKCPHMFGSQQRVADAGAPVVQEWTAIDLQRGADLLPGYSAVGKLWEAGVSVSAMNGAVTPIIPNFQAVSRSGVRYPALWQVPSPNGIPSTTLADGQTSTGKLYFDVTADDPVALIYTTGTPRPVMMWCCSGPMLDMQMGPGMQMGDCQCKESATPCACCELQAT is encoded by the coding sequence ATGGCGGCGGCCGCAGCGATGATGCTGTTGGTGGGCACCGGCATACCAGCCGCGTTTGCAGCGGCGAAGTGTCCTCACATGTTCGGCTCCCAACAGCGAGTGGCTGACGCCGGTGCGCCGGTGGTGCAAGAGTGGACAGCCATCGATCTGCAGCGAGGCGCCGACCTCCTGCCTGGATATTCGGCAGTCGGCAAGCTGTGGGAGGCAGGCGTGTCGGTGAGCGCCATGAACGGAGCGGTCACACCGATCATCCCCAATTTTCAGGCCGTATCGCGTTCCGGCGTCCGGTATCCGGCGCTCTGGCAGGTGCCCAGCCCCAACGGAATCCCCAGTACGACCCTTGCAGACGGACAGACCTCGACGGGCAAACTGTACTTCGACGTCACCGCTGACGACCCTGTTGCCCTGATCTATACCACCGGCACGCCACGACCTGTGATGATGTGGTGCTGCAGCGGACCCATGCTCGACATGCAAATGGGGCCGGGCATGCAGATGGGCGATTGCCAGTGTAAGGAATCGGCAACGCCGTGTGCGTGCTGCGAACTCCAGGCGACCTAG
- a CDS encoding SHOCT domain-containing protein encodes MHGDDGWMWYDGWGWGGWALMVFAMVLVLAAILTVVVLAMRFLTRNSTSSPPGYSPFGRAEDVLAERYAQGELDHDEYRRRLSVLRNHRAAP; translated from the coding sequence ATGCATGGCGATGACGGGTGGATGTGGTATGACGGCTGGGGCTGGGGCGGCTGGGCGTTAATGGTTTTCGCGATGGTGTTGGTGTTGGCGGCGATCCTCACGGTCGTGGTGCTGGCCATGCGCTTTCTGACTCGTAACAGCACTTCCTCGCCGCCTGGTTACTCACCCTTTGGCCGGGCCGAAGATGTGCTCGCCGAACGCTACGCGCAGGGTGAATTGGATCACGACGAGTACCGTCGGCGCCTCAGCGTGCTCAGGAACCATCGAGCAGCCCCATGA
- a CDS encoding YncE family protein, producing MLAMALTGCSGEADGPARQEGASPEPAGSVTGSVWVADEDGDSITVIDASTNAVIATLDGIEEPHNVQVGAGGDTVYAVSGSENLLVAIDAATFAVRATAPTGADPAHVIEANGKVYVTSAADGTVSVYRSPELQPTGRITLGGMPHGLRPAGDGSVIVVANTMAGALDLIDPATDTLLGSVPVGSGPAQVAVTADGRYAYTGISEPSSVAKVDLATRTVVGTAPVPTTPVQVFLTPDGETVVSADQGTRDRPGNTASVIDTHSMTVRSRVNTGSGPHGVVIEDTGTRAWVTNSYSDTVSVIELATSSVAATVPTGAEPTGISYSIRRPSPGASTTTTLKLPEPATSSQEESPDDHGH from the coding sequence ATGCTGGCAATGGCGTTGACGGGTTGCTCAGGCGAAGCGGATGGACCCGCGAGACAGGAAGGCGCATCGCCCGAGCCAGCTGGCAGCGTAACCGGCTCGGTGTGGGTGGCAGATGAGGACGGCGACAGCATCACGGTCATCGATGCGTCGACGAACGCTGTGATCGCCACGCTCGACGGGATCGAGGAGCCGCACAACGTTCAAGTGGGCGCTGGCGGGGACACCGTGTACGCGGTCAGCGGCAGCGAAAATCTATTGGTGGCGATCGACGCAGCGACATTTGCGGTCAGGGCAACCGCCCCAACCGGTGCAGACCCTGCGCATGTCATCGAAGCCAACGGCAAGGTCTACGTGACCAGTGCAGCAGATGGCACGGTGTCGGTGTACCGGTCTCCTGAACTGCAGCCGACCGGCCGCATCACGCTTGGCGGAATGCCGCACGGTCTGCGTCCCGCCGGCGACGGCTCGGTCATCGTCGTGGCCAACACCATGGCCGGTGCGCTCGATCTGATCGATCCCGCCACTGACACGCTGTTGGGCTCGGTTCCCGTGGGCAGTGGCCCGGCTCAGGTGGCCGTCACCGCCGATGGCCGCTACGCCTACACAGGAATCAGTGAACCGTCGTCGGTGGCGAAGGTGGATCTGGCTACTCGGACGGTGGTCGGTACCGCACCCGTGCCGACCACGCCAGTCCAGGTCTTTCTGACTCCCGATGGAGAAACCGTCGTGTCCGCAGACCAGGGCACACGGGACCGACCGGGAAACACCGCGTCGGTGATCGACACCCATTCAATGACCGTGCGCAGCAGAGTAAACACCGGTTCCGGACCCCACGGTGTCGTTATCGAAGACACCGGCACACGGGCATGGGTGACCAACAGCTACAGCGACACGGTCTCGGTTATCGAATTAGCCACGTCCTCGGTGGCGGCAACGGTTCCAACCGGCGCCGAACCCACCGGCATCAGCTATTCAATCCGCCGCCCCTCACCGGGCGCGTCCACAACCACGACATTGAAGTTGCCAGAACCGGCCACCAGCAGTCAAGAAGAGTCGCCCGACGACCATGGGCATTAG
- a CDS encoding IS256 family transposase, whose translation MLTVVHDAQQANGQQTADRSLLDEIVRDGARQMLAAALQAEVAAYVAQFADQLDENGHRLVVRNGYHQPREVLTAAGAVEVKAPRVNDRRVDPDTGDRLRFSSAILPAWARKSPQVSEVLPLLYLHGLSTSDFGPALEQFLGSGAGLSATTITRLTAQWQDEAAAFRRRDLSSTDYVYLWVDGIHLKVRLDQEKLCLLVMLGVRADGRKELVAITDGYRESTESWADLLRDCKRRGMTAPVLAVGDGALGFWKAVREVFPATREQRCWFHKQANVLAALPKSAHPAALAAIKDIYNAEDIDKAQIAVKAFEADFGAKYPKAVAKITDDLDTLLEFYKYPAEHWIHLRTTNPIESTFATVRLRTKVTKGPGSRAAGLAMAYKLIDAAQARWRSVNAPHLVALVRAGATFHKGKLLERPTAITPPTPPSDGDAQQAGTEVA comes from the coding sequence ATGCTCACGGTAGTTCACGATGCCCAGCAGGCCAACGGCCAGCAGACCGCTGATCGGTCGTTGCTCGACGAGATCGTCCGCGACGGCGCCCGGCAGATGCTGGCCGCCGCGCTGCAGGCCGAGGTCGCCGCCTACGTGGCCCAGTTCGCTGACCAGCTCGACGAGAACGGCCACCGACTGGTGGTGCGCAACGGCTATCACCAGCCGCGTGAGGTGCTCACAGCTGCCGGTGCCGTTGAGGTGAAGGCGCCGCGGGTCAACGACCGCCGTGTCGACCCCGACACGGGCGACCGCCTGCGGTTCTCATCGGCGATCCTGCCGGCGTGGGCACGCAAGTCCCCGCAGGTCAGCGAGGTGCTGCCGCTGCTGTACCTGCACGGGCTGTCGACCAGTGATTTCGGCCCGGCCCTTGAGCAGTTCCTCGGCTCCGGTGCGGGGTTGTCGGCCACCACGATCACCCGCCTGACGGCGCAGTGGCAAGACGAAGCCGCCGCCTTCAGACGCCGGGATCTGTCCAGCACCGACTACGTCTACCTGTGGGTCGACGGTATCCACCTCAAGGTGCGCCTGGACCAGGAGAAGCTGTGCTTGCTGGTGATGCTCGGGGTGCGCGCTGACGGCCGTAAGGAACTCGTGGCAATCACCGACGGCTATCGTGAATCGACGGAGTCCTGGGCTGATCTGCTGCGCGACTGCAAACGCCGCGGGATGACCGCCCCGGTGCTGGCTGTCGGTGACGGCGCACTGGGGTTCTGGAAGGCGGTACGCGAGGTGTTCCCGGCCACACGGGAGCAGCGGTGCTGGTTTCACAAGCAGGCCAATGTCCTTGCCGCCCTGCCGAAATCAGCGCATCCCGCGGCGCTGGCGGCGATCAAGGACATCTACAACGCCGAGGACATCGACAAGGCCCAGATCGCGGTCAAGGCGTTCGAGGCCGACTTCGGTGCCAAGTACCCCAAAGCGGTCGCCAAGATCACCGACGACCTCGACACCCTGCTGGAGTTCTACAAGTATCCGGCCGAGCATTGGATCCACTTGAGGACGACGAATCCGATCGAAAGCACCTTTGCCACAGTACGTTTGAGAACGAAAGTCACCAAGGGGCCGGGATCACGCGCGGCAGGTCTTGCCATGGCCTACAAGCTGATCGACGCCGCCCAAGCCCGCTGGCGGTCCGTCAACGCCCCGCACCTGGTCGCCCTGGTCCGCGCTGGGGCGACCTTCCACAAAGGCAAACTCCTCGAGCGGCCCACTGCCATCACCCCACCGACACCGCCATCAGACGGCGACGCCCAGCAAGCCGGAACGGAGGTCGCCTGA
- a CDS encoding DUF6262 family protein: MTDSRQRRITALTEAAKVKSQNKTRDAEQAIRRLIKRGDPITFQAVQREAGVSHAFLYNHPELRTRIEHLRGTRRKASADQPVDTDSTLVITLTRQIAELKKQHRQQLQALRDALERAHGENLDLRRELARRGIHPSTNVASIATTT, translated from the coding sequence ATGACCGACTCCCGACAACGCCGTATCACCGCCCTCACCGAAGCAGCGAAAGTCAAGTCGCAGAACAAAACCCGAGACGCCGAACAGGCCATCCGCCGACTCATCAAACGCGGCGACCCGATCACATTCCAAGCCGTGCAACGCGAAGCAGGCGTCTCCCACGCCTTCCTCTACAACCACCCCGAACTGCGCACGCGCATCGAGCACCTACGCGGCACCCGCCGCAAAGCATCTGCCGACCAGCCCGTCGACACCGACAGCACCCTCGTCATCACCCTGACCCGCCAGATCGCCGAACTCAAGAAACAGCACCGCCAGCAACTGCAAGCCCTCCGCGACGCCCTTGAACGAGCACACGGCGAGAACCTCGACCTACGACGCGAACTGGCCCGCCGTGGCATCCACCCCTCAACAAACGTCGCATCGATCGCAACAACGACCTGA